One Uloborus diversus isolate 005 chromosome 7, Udiv.v.3.1, whole genome shotgun sequence genomic window, CTGCGCAGATAGGATCAagtatttctttgcaattgaaaaaatttCCATAAAATAATTCTGGAAATGTTTCTTGTAGGAATTTCGGACTCGGACAAGAGATTTGATCAGGCATGACACCTCAAAAAAAGTGGAGGAtgagtagataagttctgaaagtaCAGGTTTCAGACTTTGAAAAGAGGGACAATAGATAGGAAATCAAAGCGGGTGGATTTGTAATACTGGACGAGGGAAATAGCAGGAGAAGCTATACAGGCTATAGCTACCGTAAGCTGTTGATGAACACTACAAGCTTCTAATGAAATTGCGGACACTTATTGGAAAGTAttgtagaattcaaaaaaaatataaataaataaaaaataacaagtgaagttttcttaaaagaatttttgttaTACTCACCAATAactcaaatttacattagttgaatctatttaaaagtataaacactttaatttattcattaaatctaattttattgtgaactaatgtttaataatgaatttttaaactattccggttatgacgtcgctccggCTATGATGACACTTTGTTAATAGTCCCAAAGGTGTCTTGATAACGAGGTTTGTCTGTATATCATATGATTAATTTCGTACCAGATAGTATAACATGGCAAAGcgataaaaaaaaccttaaactaTAACCTTTTCAAATCCCACAATGTTAGAACCTTATCAGAGTTtgtgtaaaacatttttcttcaatcttAATAatggatttaattttaaaaattttaaaaactttcttcactgtatttaaatatttctagaattaaacaaaatacttttaactaaataatttttaatgaaaatattttcaagaaaagataATATTACAGCATATCACAGCTTCCAAACAGAACTAATCGAGCCATATCACCAAATGTTCTattatatttcttaatattgtttTCATCAAATTCTAAGACACTATCTCCTGGAAGGAGGTAATTTTTATGCCTTACTAATAAGTGGATACTATGATAGCTTTTCCAGTCAGCACTTCTAGTACCATACAAAAGATGAACAAGATTATGCACTCCAAAATCATATGGTACCCTGTGTACAATATAAGGCATACGttctaaaataaaagaagttGGAAGTTCTCCAGCATTGTAATACCATCTTTCTCTTCTGTAATATCTATAAGAATTGTACCAAAGTCTTAAAAATCTTGCATTTTTATGCGCTATTAGTAATTGAGTGCCAAGATTTTGACCAGGTGGCCATCCTAatgacatttcaaattttctgtaaTAATCTAAAGGTTTCACAACATAAGTATCAGTGTCTAAAAATATGCCTCCGTATTCCATTAGTATTTTTAATCGTGCAATATCAGATGAATGATACACAGAACTAAGAGGTTTTTCAAATATATGTGTGGGTTTCTCCATGTATTTTATCtctataattgaaatattttgtaacataTTCCAATATTTGCCTTTAAGGGAGAAGCAATTGCAATGAATAAAGATTTTGTCTGGGTGATGATGTAAATAAACAGCTTTTATGCTTATAacttgaataaaatttagttCTCTACTATCAAATTGTACATAATGTACTATATTGGGGATAATTGGATTTTTATATCCGGTTATGTTGTTCGCATAGCGGAAATCAATGATATCACCAGCCATAAGGTTCTTAAACTCAATATGAATTCTTGATCCCttcaaattataaatgaaaataaagatgAGAAGCGTAGCCACAACAAAATATCTAATCCTTTTCATGACTAATATTTTCCAATATGCTAGGAGATTCATTTCAACAGttcaatgaaaattctgtttaACAGTAGAGGcataaaaataatatatgcatAGCATTATGATAATTGATTCAATTAAAATAGTGTACCTGATCTATAAGCTCTTTTCTCATAAACTGCAGcagtaaataactttatttaaagtTATTCCAGTTTCTacaacaaaacaaattaaaactttcCATCGAACTTaagaaaatgaaatgcaaaataacttttcgagaaaaacaaattacatactttttttttttttttgacactattCAGATCATAAACAGCAACTTAATTTGACCCAGCACTATGTTCATGTTAAGAAATGAATAAACTGATTTTAGACTACAgtcagttcaaaataatttttttcacagtACAATTAGTCAGCTGGAAATATTCATAGGAggatagaaaaacattttttcaatgccAAGGAAAGAAAAAGTACATATGTTTTACTTGGGAGTAGAACCAAAAGAATCTCATGAAATAAGTCATCACAAAGCTCACTCTTTCAATATAACttgtattcaaaaaatattcgGTAATTCATCTGGATTGTGAAAAAGTATCTGTTACGCGAAAATAAATGTCATATATAACTTGCTTTATACAAATAAACAAACATTTCTCGCTCGTCACCATGgagcttctttttattttatttagcgCAGATGCGCGATGAAGAGTCTTTGTCTTCAAGTTCCTCCTCTCCTCGTTGGGAAGAAACCAACAAGCGCGCCACCTGGCGAGGGAATGTAAATCGGGTAAGATGACCCTGTATTTTTACTATTAGCCCGGATCGAAATAGGAGTAGCaattgtgtgggggggggggggggagctgcggCTGATGACCGAACTGACGAAAGGTATATCTTGGCTCACACACACGTGTTTATCTCTTCATGTCTCTCAACTGCAAGCTTCAATTGTTTTCAGCAGTGGCAGCTCGTGGGAGGAGCCAGAGGGGCCCCTGCCCCCttacttttttcagacaataatttataacttttttatttctttataaactttttttgtgcaatcacgattgcttattgttctcatttgattgttttgatgtcctatctttttattttccccccgccaccctccgcaccctgtcaccgtcgaccggctcctcacgatgctgctcctctagcgaaagtcgtctccaggttgcatccatgtcctacacacacacacatatatacacacaactacccacacattcatgcctgcacactgacacaaacacatatgcctacaccatggccccactgaatacttaacggccgtggcaatcgctgaaactcatggcaacaaagagggcgccactggctacccctgtttttgtttccatttggcgtgattgtgagcgttggcgctttggcatctgtgaatacgtgatttctcgacttattatcggacgtacgtcatttgacgaaaaggtgaagagcatttcttattattattttaatatcatatcaaaaattacgcgtaataaaaaattttaactaaacacagaaaacatatgattttttttttaatattaatgcgtaattcttaatatattttttgagcaatcacgattgcttattgttctcatttgaccgtttttggtgtccgtgcctttttcaacttggaccagaagcctttgcagcaccaccgcccaccgtcctctgctggcggcgcggctgctccggttttgagctatccgatctcctgatcggaggcgtccgtgtcctacacacacgcacgttcacacacatacacacacacatacactcacacacgcctacgtgcatacacacaggtctacgcacacacacaactatgcacacgtaactgcccaggaggagaggcaggcttgggggggggggacagcagccgtttctagaaacaataactccaatgagtagggtcctgtctcagttcgtgattgcgaaaaacataatttggattcaaaatttcagaattcaaattaattttctttttttcaaacctttttttttttaaagctttgcaaataattttcaaattttttattgaaaatcccttggggtttcctttttggatacaacagttctaagattgatgatatatggcaggcagccctcatttctgattttacatgctcatttacatgcaaatttttttctgctcaataaattacatcgaaaaaaaaaaaaaaaaaacacgctccgcaatctgtaaatacattcatttctcaaaacttgagagggtcattcattgccccttttgaccctgatgggtattagaggggggggggggggataggaatttacgttaacaattgccattcttttcgctcgtaatgtagtgtatattttacaacgaacagaatttaattaaaaatgtacgcttgggaacaggcccgacatttaaaaattcgcggggggggggggggggcaaaggttttgtattcgggaaaaaaacaacaaaacaaccCAAAATACGAGCATAATGCATAATTTTactatgtttgtaaaatttaggggtgtcataattgccccccccccccccaccgtgatatccccacttgacaggcctggttaggaatattctttttcaaatgaagaagaacaatagaaaagttaaaaatatgacggcaatttgagaaaatgtaccattaacataattttaaaaacatttaaaatcagagtgtgactaatacatggttttacgacgggtccgtggttctcgcacgAATATTTTACcgacaccaaaataatgtcatttatctttttccccttccatttttagcacatctcatgttataataactttagtgtagattttagtagtatattagtgcacaatacgcatagagatgcacaaacgtttagtgcacaagagctatttcgaaaaagtgcagattttttttccttacaaaaggaaattcatagcataaccaaaaaataaataaaaataacatggagctagaaaaaactttcatttttccgaagcttagtttttaattttttaaatgtctgattttgaaaataaggcgtggtctttatgacgtcacaaatgatgtattttggcgcatctgtctaccacgtttctacgttatgatgatcaagaagcgaattacatattgcactctactcttactatcaatcatatagttgccaacacttgtgagtaaagaaactacCCTAGTAGCACCCGATATCGTAGCGTCATCTATACGTTATTGCCGTATATCATTTCATCTACCCGATATCGTATATCGTTTCTACTGTATAGCTCGTCATCGGCACGATATCACGAGAAACGACATTTTACAAAATTGCTGATAATAGTCATATTTCAAAACTGTACGTTGTTTTATGAGTAAAATGggataaatcaaaaataattcagtttcaataaaaaaaattcaaatatttgaaatttcacgCATTTCTCTAATTGCGAGGTGatgacgcttacgttatcgttacaatgacgcgtaACGATATTGTCACTGGCGCACGCTCTGCCGGATTAGACATCGTTTTATATCGTAACCCGATGACGGAGCGATATAGGATTGGTTATTTTCACGATATCGTCGTAcgtcattgtaattttttttttcttgtacccCTTTATATTGGATAGTCACTCCTCTCtaaacaagaaatttcaaaaaataacttattctacgttcgaaaataggttatttttctttttttctctctctttttttttatttttaggaatgACAACGATGTTTTTCGCTTCATCCAGCCAGAGGGCGTTCGCGctgttttcaaattcaaatttcaagTGTAAACAAACATTTGCTTCGAGCAAACGTGGAagatttcataattaattttcggGATCTACATTACGACATTTGACTGTTTTGTGTCAACAAGCcctaaaattcaaaatcaaactctaaaataaggAATTTGtgactaaaatttaaatattggttTAGCGATAGTGAGTTTGAATGCAAGGTAATAGAAAGCTGTTATGgttgaaacatgatttttttttgttgctaattGAAACTAAATCACAAATTTAATTCCCTATGCAAAGctgcttcatttaatttatttcagaTGAAATTCGATTAAAATAAACACTTTCATTGTATGTAACtaggtttagtatttttttaaactgtacaaTAAAAATGGCAGATACGCTTGCCTGCTCCTGGATTACCCATCTCATTACTAGAAATGCTGCAATTTTGAATGTT contains:
- the LOC129226730 gene encoding uncharacterized protein LOC129226730 produces the protein MNLLAYWKILVMKRIRYFVVATLLIFIFIYNLKGSRIHIEFKNLMAGDIIDFRYANNITGYKNPIIPNIVHYVQFDSRELNFIQVISIKAVYLHHHPDKIFIHCNCFSLKGKYWNMLQNISIIEIKYMEKPTHIFEKPLSSVYHSSDIARLKILMEYGGIFLDTDTYVVKPLDYYRKFEMSLGWPPGQNLGTQLLIAHKNARFLRLWYNSYRYYRRERWYYNAGELPTSFILERMPYIVHRVPYDFGVHNLVHLLYGTRSADWKSYHSIHLLVRHKNYLLPGDSVLEFDENNIKKYNRTFGDMARLVLFGSCDML